The proteins below come from a single Oncorhynchus keta strain PuntledgeMale-10-30-2019 chromosome 1, Oket_V2, whole genome shotgun sequence genomic window:
- the LOC127927232 gene encoding uncharacterized protein LOC127927232 isoform X12, with translation METGLGQRWRLGWVRGGHWAGSEVETGLSQRWRLGWVSGGDWAGSEVETGLGRRWRLGWAGDGDCAGSEVETGLGRRWRLGWVRGGDWAGPEMETGLGQRWRLGLAGDGDWAGSEVETGLGRRWRLGWVRGGDLAGPEMEIGLGQRWRLGWARGGDWAGPEVETGLGQRWRLGWAGDGDWAGSEVVTGLSQRWRLGWVRGGDWVGPEVETGLGQRWRLGWAGDGDWAGLEMETGLGQRWRLGGPEVETGLGQRWRLGWVRGGDWAGSEVETGLGQRWRLGWVRGGDWVGSEVETGLGQRWRLGWARGGDWVGSEVETGLGQRWRLGWVRGGDWVGPEVETGLGQRWRWWVVT, from the exons atggagactgggctgggtcagaggtggagactgggctgggtcagaggtggacactgggctgggtcagaggtgGAGACTGGGCTGAGTCAGAGgtggagactgggctgggtcagcggtggagactgggctgggtcagaggtgGAGACTGGGCTGGGCCGGAGATGGAGACTGGGCTGGGCCGGAGATGGAGACTGTGCTGGGTCAGAGGTGGAGACTGGGCTGGGCCGGAGatggagactgggctgggtcagaggtgGAGACTGGGCTGGGCCGGAGatggagactgggctgggtcagaggtgGAGACTGGGCTTGGCCGGAGatggagactgggctgggtcagaggtgGAGACTGGGCTGGGCCGGAGatggagactgggctgggtcagaggtgGAGACTTGGCTGGGCCGGAGATGGAGATTGGGCTGGGTCAGAGGTGGAGACTGGGCTGGGCCAGAGGTGGAGACTGGGCTGGGCCAGAGgtggagactgggctgggtcagcgGTGGAGACTGGGCTGGGCCGGAGatggagactgggctgggtcagaggtgGTGACTGGGCTGAGTCAGAGgtggagactgggctgggtcagaggtgGAGACTGGGTTGGGCCAGAG GTGGAGACTGGGTTGGGTCAGAG GTGGAGACTGGGCTGGGCCGGAGATGGAGACTGGGCTGGGCTGGAGatggagactgggctgggtcagag gtgGAGACTGGGAGGGCCAGAGGTGGAGACTGGGTTGGGCCAGAGGTGGAGACTGGGTTGGGTCAGAGgtggagactgggctgggtcagaggtgGAGACTGGGTTGGGCCAGAGGTGGAGACTGGGTTGGGTCAGAG GTGGAGACTGGGTTGGGTCAGAGgtggagactgggctgggtcagaggtgGAGACTGGGTTGGGCCAGAGGTGGAGACTGGGTTGGGTCAGAGGTGGAGACTGGGTTGGGTCAGAGgtggagactgggctgggtcagaggtgGAGACTGGGTTGGGCCAGAGgtggagactgggctgggtcagaggtggaggtggtgggtggtCACTTAG
- the LOC127927232 gene encoding uncharacterized protein LOC127927232 isoform X26 has product METGLGQRWRLGWVRGGHWAGSEVETGLSQRWRLGWVSGGDWAGSEVETGLGRRWRLGWAGDGDCAGSEVETGLGRRWRLGWVRGGDWAGPEMETGLGQRWRLGLAGDGDWAGSEVETGLGRRWRLGWVRGGDLAGPEMEIGLGQRWRLGWARGGDWAGPEVETGLGQRWRLGWAGDGDWAGSEVVTGLSQRWRLGWVRGGDWVGPEVETGLGQRWRLGWVRGGDWAGSAVETGLSQRWRLGWVRGGDWVGPEVETGLGQRWRLGWVRGGDWAGSEVETGLGQR; this is encoded by the coding sequence atggagactgggctgggtcagaggtggagactgggctgggtcagaggtggacactgggctgggtcagaggtgGAGACTGGGCTGAGTCAGAGgtggagactgggctgggtcagcggtggagactgggctgggtcagaggtgGAGACTGGGCTGGGCCGGAGATGGAGACTGGGCTGGGCCGGAGATGGAGACTGTGCTGGGTCAGAGGTGGAGACTGGGCTGGGCCGGAGatggagactgggctgggtcagaggtgGAGACTGGGCTGGGCCGGAGatggagactgggctgggtcagaggtgGAGACTGGGCTTGGCCGGAGatggagactgggctgggtcagaggtgGAGACTGGGCTGGGCCGGAGatggagactgggctgggtcagaggtgGAGACTTGGCTGGGCCGGAGATGGAGATTGGGCTGGGTCAGAGGTGGAGACTGGGCTGGGCCAGAGGTGGAGACTGGGCTGGGCCAGAGgtggagactgggctgggtcagcgGTGGAGACTGGGCTGGGCCGGAGatggagactgggctgggtcagaggtgGTGACTGGGCTGAGTCAGAGgtggagactgggctgggtcagaggtgGAGACTGGGTTGGGCCAGAGGTGGAGACTGGGCTGGGCCAGAGGTGGAGACTGGGTTGGGTCAGAGgtggagactgggctgggtcagcaGTGGAGACTGGGCTGAGTCAGAGgtggagactgggctgggtcagaggtgGAGACTGGGTTGGGCCAGAGGTGGAGACTGGGCTGGGCCAGAGGTGGAGACTGGGTTGGGTCAGAGgtggagactgggctgggtcagaggtgGAGACTGGGCTGGGCCAGAGgtag
- the LOC127927232 gene encoding uncharacterized protein LOC127927232 isoform X11, whose protein sequence is METGLGQRWRLGWVRGGHWAGSEVETGLSQRWRLGWVSGGDWAGSEVETGLGRRWRLGWAGDGDCAGSEVETGLGRRWRLGWVRGGDWAGPEMETGLGQRWRLGLAGDGDWAGSEVETGLGRRWRLGWVRGGDLAGPEMEIGLGQRWRLGWARGGDWAGPEVETGLGQRWRLGWAGDGDWAGSEVVTGLSQRWRLGWVRGGDWVGPEVETGLGQRWRLGWVRGGDWAGPEMETGLGWRWRLGWVRGGDWVGSEVETGLGQRWRLGGPEVETGLGQRWRLGWVRGGDWAGSEVETGLGQRWRLGWVRGGDWVGSEVETGLGQRWRLGWARGGDWVGSEVETGLGQRWRLGWVRGGDWVGPEVETGLGQRWRWWVVT, encoded by the exons atggagactgggctgggtcagaggtggagactgggctgggtcagaggtggacactgggctgggtcagaggtgGAGACTGGGCTGAGTCAGAGgtggagactgggctgggtcagcggtggagactgggctgggtcagaggtgGAGACTGGGCTGGGCCGGAGATGGAGACTGGGCTGGGCCGGAGATGGAGACTGTGCTGGGTCAGAGGTGGAGACTGGGCTGGGCCGGAGatggagactgggctgggtcagaggtgGAGACTGGGCTGGGCCGGAGatggagactgggctgggtcagaggtgGAGACTGGGCTTGGCCGGAGatggagactgggctgggtcagaggtgGAGACTGGGCTGGGCCGGAGatggagactgggctgggtcagaggtgGAGACTTGGCTGGGCCGGAGATGGAGATTGGGCTGGGTCAGAGGTGGAGACTGGGCTGGGCCAGAGGTGGAGACTGGGCTGGGCCAGAGgtggagactgggctgggtcagcgGTGGAGACTGGGCTGGGCCGGAGatggagactgggctgggtcagaggtgGTGACTGGGCTGAGTCAGAGgtggagactgggctgggtcagaggtgGAGACTGGGTTGGGCCAGAGGTGGAGACTGGGCTGGGCCAGAGGTGGAGACTGGGTTGGGTCAGAG GTGGAGACTGGGCTGGGCCGGAGATGGAGACTGGGCTGGGCTGGAGatggagactgggctgggtcagaggtgGAGACTGGGTTGGGTCAGAGgtggagactgggctgggtcagaggtgGAGACTGGGAGGGCCAGAGGTGGAGACTGGGTTGGGCCAGAGGTGGAGACTGGGTTGGGTCAGAGgtggagactgggctgggtcagaggtgGAGACTGGGTTGGGCCAGAGGTGGAGACTGGGTTGGGTCAGAG GTGGAGACTGGGTTGGGTCAGAGgtggagactgggctgggtcagaggtgGAGACTGGGTTGGGCCAGAGGTGGAGACTGGGTTGGGTCAGAGGTGGAGACTGGGTTGGGTCAGAGgtggagactgggctgggtcagaggtgGAGACTGGGTTGGGCCAGAGgtggagactgggctgggtcagaggtggaggtggtgggtggtCACTTAG
- the LOC127927232 gene encoding uncharacterized protein LOC127927232 isoform X10 yields the protein METGLGQRWRLGWVRGGHWAGSEVETGLSQRWRLGWVSGGDWAGSEVETGLGRRWRLGWAGDGDCAGSEVETGLGRRWRLGWVRGGDWAGPEMETGLGQRWRLGLAGDGDWAGSEVETGLGRRWRLGWVRGGDLAGPEMEIGLGQRWRLGWARGGDWAGPEVETGLGQRWRLGWAGDGDWAGSEVVTGLSQRWRLGWVRGGDWVGPEVETGLGQRWRLGWVRGGDWAGSAVETGLSQRWRLGWVRGGDWVGPEVETGLGQRWRLGWVRGGDWAGPEMETGLGWRWRLGWVRGGDWVGSEVETGLGQRWRLGGPEVETGLGQRWRLGWVRGGDWAGSEVETGLGQRWRLGWVRGGDWVGSEVETGLGQRWRLGWARGGDWVGSEVETGLGQRWRLGWVRGGDWVGPEVETGLGQRWRWWVVT from the exons atggagactgggctgggtcagaggtggagactgggctgggtcagaggtggacactgggctgggtcagaggtgGAGACTGGGCTGAGTCAGAGgtggagactgggctgggtcagcggtggagactgggctgggtcagaggtgGAGACTGGGCTGGGCCGGAGATGGAGACTGGGCTGGGCCGGAGATGGAGACTGTGCTGGGTCAGAGGTGGAGACTGGGCTGGGCCGGAGatggagactgggctgggtcagaggtgGAGACTGGGCTGGGCCGGAGatggagactgggctgggtcagaggtgGAGACTGGGCTTGGCCGGAGatggagactgggctgggtcagaggtgGAGACTGGGCTGGGCCGGAGatggagactgggctgggtcagaggtgGAGACTTGGCTGGGCCGGAGATGGAGATTGGGCTGGGTCAGAGGTGGAGACTGGGCTGGGCCAGAGGTGGAGACTGGGCTGGGCCAGAGgtggagactgggctgggtcagcgGTGGAGACTGGGCTGGGCCGGAGatggagactgggctgggtcagaggtgGTGACTGGGCTGAGTCAGAGgtggagactgggctgggtcagaggtgGAGACTGGGTTGGGCCAGAGGTGGAGACTGGGCTGGGCCAGAGGTGGAGACTGGGTTGGGTCAGAGgtggagactgggctgggtcagcaGTGGAGACTGGGCTGAGTCAGAGgtggagactgggctgggtcagaggtgGAGACTGGGTTGGGCCAGAGGTGGAGACTGGGCTGGGCCAGAGGTGGAGACTGGGTTGGGTCAGAG GTGGAGACTGGGCTGGGCCGGAGATGGAGACTGGGCTGGGCTGGAGatggagactgggctgggtcagaggtgGAGACTGGGTTGGGTCAGAGgtggagactgggctgggtcagaggtgGAGACTGGGAGGGCCAGAGGTGGAGACTGGGTTGGGCCAGAGGTGGAGACTGGGTTGGGTCAGAGgtggagactgggctgggtcagaggtgGAGACTGGGTTGGGCCAGAGGTGGAGACTGGGTTGGGTCAGAG GTGGAGACTGGGTTGGGTCAGAGgtggagactgggctgggtcagaggtgGAGACTGGGTTGGGCCAGAGGTGGAGACTGGGTTGGGTCAGAGGTGGAGACTGGGTTGGGTCAGAGgtggagactgggctgggtcagaggtgGAGACTGGGTTGGGCCAGAGgtggagactgggctgggtcagaggtggaggtggtgggtggtCACTTAG